In Sphingobacterium zeae, one genomic interval encodes:
- a CDS encoding DsbA family oxidoreductase: MKIEIWSDIICPFCYIGLTKLEMALHESANKPAAEIIWKSYQLNPDYPEDAPAIPTYDYLVQTKGMSMDDVVAMTSQLSAQGRELGIALNFDKAVVVNTRKAHRLIHFAQGYQKGTPIKKALFKAHFTDGLNINDNQVLTHIATQYELPAHEIQNLLESDDFAYDVAQDIQEGVNLGLRGVPFFVFDRKYAIPGAQPMEVFHNTINECLASQSAPLQQRGEEGPSCDPETGKCE, from the coding sequence ATGAAAATAGAAATTTGGTCGGACATCATTTGTCCATTTTGTTATATTGGCCTGACAAAGCTCGAAATGGCACTTCATGAATCCGCAAATAAGCCTGCGGCTGAAATTATCTGGAAATCTTATCAGCTTAACCCCGACTATCCCGAAGATGCGCCGGCGATACCGACTTATGACTATCTTGTACAAACGAAAGGAATGAGTATGGATGATGTGGTTGCTATGACATCACAACTCAGTGCACAGGGAAGGGAGCTGGGAATTGCCCTGAATTTTGATAAAGCAGTTGTCGTAAATACACGAAAAGCGCATCGCCTGATCCATTTTGCCCAAGGCTATCAAAAAGGTACACCAATTAAGAAAGCGTTGTTTAAAGCGCATTTCACCGACGGCCTAAATATCAATGACAACCAAGTTCTTACGCATATTGCGACTCAATACGAACTTCCTGCTCATGAAATTCAAAACTTGCTCGAATCGGATGATTTTGCTTACGATGTTGCGCAAGATATCCAAGAAGGCGTTAATTTAGGACTGCGAGGTGTTCCTTTCTTTGTATTCGACCGAAAATATGCCATCCCCGGAGCACAGCCCATGGAAGTTTTTCATAATACCATAAATGAATGCTTAGCGAGCCAATCTGCTCCGCTGCAACAAAGAGGTGAAGAAGGCCCTTCATGTGATCCTGAAACAGGAAAATGTGAATAA
- the cmk gene encoding (d)CMP kinase, which yields MSGRHNFIIAIDGFSSCGKSTLAKSLAKKLKFAFIDSGAMYRAVTLYFIRHNIALDDQETIESALKDIHIDFIPNALKTEIHLNDEDISEEIRQMYISDKVSDVSAIKAVRVAMVAQQQKLGSRRNIIMDGRDIGTTVFPDADLKIFMTADPKVRAARRYLELTEKGEDVTLEEVVENLATRDRIDSTRAESPLRQAEDAIVLDNSNLTPEQQLQFVEEEYLKARAAKTQA from the coding sequence ATGAGTGGGCGTCACAATTTCATTATCGCAATAGATGGATTTTCATCGTGTGGTAAAAGCACATTAGCCAAATCTTTAGCAAAGAAACTGAAATTTGCATTTATTGACAGCGGTGCAATGTATAGAGCCGTTACGCTCTATTTTATCCGTCATAACATTGCCCTGGATGACCAAGAGACTATTGAAAGTGCGCTGAAAGATATCCATATCGACTTTATACCCAATGCATTAAAAACGGAAATTCATTTAAATGATGAGGATATCTCTGAAGAGATTCGTCAGATGTATATTTCGGATAAAGTGAGTGATGTGAGCGCAATTAAAGCTGTTCGCGTGGCGATGGTTGCGCAGCAGCAAAAGCTAGGAAGCAGAAGGAACATTATTATGGATGGCCGCGATATAGGGACTACCGTTTTTCCCGATGCTGATCTCAAGATTTTTATGACAGCTGATCCTAAAGTTCGGGCTGCGAGGCGTTACCTTGAATTAACCGAAAAAGGGGAAGATGTGACTTTAGAAGAAGTCGTTGAAAATTTAGCGACACGTGACCGTATCGACAGTACACGTGCTGAAAGTCCCTTACGACAAGCAGAAGATGCAATTGTATTGGATAATTCCAATTTAACACCTGAGCAGCAATTGCAATTTGTTGAAGAAGAATATTTGAAAGCGAGAGCTGCAAAAACTCAAGCATAG
- a CDS encoding DUF1573 domain-containing protein, translated as MKKYITILAVIISFIGFSSMQAGQGEFKFEKETHDFGKIPAGTPVSYNFKFSNTGSEPIIISNVVPTCGCSVAEFTKTPIKPGESGTIKVTYNAAAKAPFTKSFTVQSNTKTPVKTLYIKGIVE; from the coding sequence ATGAAAAAGTATATAACAATTTTAGCAGTGATCATTTCCTTTATCGGTTTTTCGTCTATGCAGGCCGGTCAAGGGGAATTTAAGTTCGAAAAAGAAACCCACGATTTTGGAAAAATACCAGCAGGCACACCCGTTTCGTATAATTTCAAATTTTCAAATACTGGTAGTGAGCCAATTATCATTTCAAACGTTGTTCCAACTTGTGGTTGTTCTGTAGCAGAATTCACAAAAACCCCGATTAAACCGGGTGAAAGTGGCACCATCAAAGTGACCTATAACGCAGCTGCCAAAGCTCCATTCACAAAGAGCTTTACGGTACAATCAAACACCAAGACTCCTGTAAAAACCCTCTATATTAAGGGTATAGTAGAATAA
- a CDS encoding pyridoxal phosphate-dependent aminotransferase: MPVLSEKGLNMPASPIRKLTPYADQAKKEGKKIYHLNIGQPDIQTPEVMLNALKNIEFKVWAYTPSEGTASYRNKLAEYYNKLNYNVEPTDILVTNGGSEAITIAMQACLNEGEEIIIPEPFYANYNGFACSSGVVIKPIMSYIESGFALPSIAEFEKVITSKTKAICICNPNNPTGYLYSRAELEALRELCLKYDLYLFSDEAYREFCYDGREFISPMHLEGLENNVVIFDTVSKRYSACGARIGCIITKNKELYQTALKFAQARLSPSLEGQIAGEAAVDTPDSYFEAVSKEYTARRDTLVKGLNAIEGIYSPNPGGAFYVVAKLPIDNADRFCQWMLEEFSYNNETVMMAPATGFYSTERAGINEVRLAYVLNQVDLNNALICLEKALEVYPGRTN, encoded by the coding sequence ATGCCAGTACTATCAGAAAAAGGGCTTAATATGCCTGCGTCACCAATTAGAAAACTGACGCCGTATGCTGATCAAGCAAAAAAAGAAGGTAAGAAGATATACCACCTTAATATCGGACAGCCTGATATCCAGACGCCTGAAGTTATGCTCAATGCTTTGAAAAATATAGAGTTCAAAGTATGGGCCTACACGCCATCTGAAGGTACTGCTTCCTATCGGAACAAATTAGCTGAATATTATAATAAACTGAATTATAATGTCGAGCCTACAGATATATTAGTAACAAACGGTGGTTCGGAAGCCATTACAATCGCCATGCAAGCCTGCTTGAATGAAGGCGAAGAAATTATTATTCCAGAACCATTCTACGCGAATTATAACGGTTTCGCCTGCTCCTCAGGTGTGGTGATCAAACCTATCATGTCATATATCGAAAGCGGATTTGCCCTCCCTTCTATCGCTGAGTTTGAAAAAGTAATTACGTCCAAAACCAAAGCGATCTGTATCTGCAACCCAAATAACCCTACGGGTTATCTTTATTCCAGAGCAGAATTAGAGGCTTTACGCGAGCTTTGCTTAAAATATGATCTTTACCTATTTTCGGATGAAGCTTATCGCGAATTCTGCTATGACGGTAGAGAGTTTATTTCTCCAATGCATTTAGAAGGGCTCGAAAATAATGTCGTTATCTTCGATACGGTATCCAAACGTTACTCTGCATGCGGTGCCCGTATTGGATGTATCATTACAAAAAATAAAGAACTATACCAAACCGCACTTAAATTTGCTCAAGCTCGCTTAAGCCCTTCTTTAGAAGGACAGATTGCAGGCGAAGCAGCTGTCGATACACCCGACAGCTATTTTGAAGCTGTGTCGAAGGAATACACAGCGCGCAGAGATACCCTCGTGAAAGGACTTAATGCCATTGAAGGTATCTATTCCCCAAATCCTGGAGGAGCATTTTACGTCGTCGCCAAACTACCAATTGACAATGCAGACAGATTCTGTCAATGGATGTTGGAAGAATTTTCGTATAACAATGAAACAGTCATGATGGCTCCAGCTACGGGTTTCTATAGCACAGAGAGAGCTGGTATAAATGAAGTGAGACTCGCCTACGTGCTTAATCAAGTTGATCTTAACAATGCTTTGATTTGTTTAGAAAAAGCACTTGAAGTTTATCCAGGACGAACAAATTAA
- the topA gene encoding type I DNA topoisomerase produces MAKNLLIVESPAKAKTIEGYLGKDFLVKSSYGHIRDLVKTDDAINTENNFEQKYEVPSDKKAVVSELKKLAKAAETVWLASDEDREGEAISWHLFETLGLKDESTKRIVFHEITKPAILKAIDNPRKIDYNLVNAQQARRVLDRLVGFELSPVLWKKVKPSLSAGRVQSVAVRLIVDREREINKFEPEAAFKIVAFFHTGKVKDSFKAELPQRFATEAEATKFLEDCKSALFSVKNLETKPAKRSPSAPFTTSTLQQEASRKLGFSVARTMQVAQRLYESGRITYMRTDSVNLSDTAIEAAEKEIKSAYGNQYHKVRKYKTKTSGAQEAHEAIRPTYFSEHTIDGDASEKRLYELIWKRAIASQMSEAEFERTLAKIAISTRSEDLSASGEVMKFDGFLKVYMESLDDDQENTVDEDSDNAILPPLTTGQPLTLKSMSATERFTRPPARYTEAALVKKLEELGIGRPSTYAPTISTIQNRGYVVKEEREGKSRDYRVLTLKDAELTAVTKTEITGAEKGKMFPTDIGVVVNDFLVEHFNGIVDFHFTANVEKEFDDIAHGLTEWTKMLHDFYGPFHSEVEDTLEHADRANNERELGIDPVSGKPVSVRIGKFGPLVQIGSPDDEEKPRFASLRKGQMIETITFEDAMELFKLPKKVGLFEDKEMTVAVGRFGPYIRHNSAFYSIPKGLDPLDVTEEEAIQIIKDKRQKDIEKVIRVFDENEEAQIEQGRWGPFIRFGKQNLKIPKGTEIEKITYADVLKWAEADAPKGKAAKAKATEKKSVAKKAPAKKAPAKKTTKSK; encoded by the coding sequence ATGGCGAAAAATTTATTGATAGTTGAGTCTCCAGCGAAAGCGAAAACGATAGAAGGATATTTAGGAAAGGATTTTTTGGTGAAGTCGAGTTATGGACATATTCGCGATTTGGTGAAAACCGATGATGCGATTAATACCGAAAATAATTTCGAACAAAAGTATGAAGTTCCGTCCGATAAAAAGGCTGTTGTCAGTGAACTGAAGAAATTGGCTAAAGCTGCTGAAACTGTTTGGCTAGCGTCCGATGAGGACCGCGAAGGAGAAGCGATTTCATGGCATTTATTTGAGACATTAGGATTGAAAGATGAGAGCACGAAAAGGATCGTTTTTCATGAAATTACGAAGCCAGCTATTCTGAAAGCTATTGACAATCCGCGTAAAATAGACTATAACCTTGTTAACGCTCAGCAGGCTCGGCGCGTGTTGGATCGGTTGGTTGGTTTTGAGCTATCTCCGGTGCTTTGGAAGAAAGTTAAACCTTCATTGTCTGCAGGACGAGTACAATCTGTTGCCGTCCGTTTAATCGTAGATCGTGAACGTGAGATTAATAAATTTGAGCCCGAGGCTGCCTTTAAGATTGTAGCGTTCTTTCATACTGGAAAAGTTAAAGATAGTTTCAAAGCTGAGCTTCCACAGCGTTTTGCTACGGAAGCGGAGGCTACCAAATTTTTGGAAGATTGTAAATCAGCCCTGTTTTCTGTTAAAAATTTAGAAACAAAACCTGCCAAACGTTCGCCCTCGGCTCCGTTTACAACGTCAACTTTACAACAGGAAGCCAGTAGAAAACTTGGGTTTTCTGTGGCGCGCACGATGCAGGTCGCTCAAAGACTATACGAATCGGGGCGAATTACCTATATGCGTACCGATTCTGTTAATTTGAGCGATACAGCAATTGAAGCGGCTGAAAAAGAAATTAAATCTGCTTACGGCAACCAATATCATAAGGTCAGAAAATATAAAACGAAGACATCAGGTGCACAGGAGGCGCACGAAGCTATCCGCCCGACGTATTTTTCTGAGCATACCATCGATGGGGATGCTTCTGAAAAGAGGTTGTACGAACTTATTTGGAAAAGAGCGATCGCATCACAAATGAGTGAGGCTGAGTTTGAACGTACGTTGGCAAAGATTGCCATATCGACCCGTTCAGAAGACTTAAGTGCTTCAGGGGAAGTGATGAAGTTTGATGGATTTTTAAAAGTCTATATGGAATCTTTGGATGATGATCAGGAAAATACTGTGGATGAAGATAGTGATAATGCTATCCTTCCACCGTTAACTACTGGTCAACCATTGACTCTGAAAAGTATGTCGGCAACGGAGCGGTTTACACGGCCTCCTGCACGATATACAGAAGCCGCTTTGGTGAAAAAATTAGAGGAATTAGGAATTGGTCGTCCTTCAACCTATGCACCTACGATTTCCACAATTCAGAATCGCGGTTATGTCGTAAAAGAAGAGCGTGAAGGCAAGTCACGTGATTACCGGGTATTGACATTGAAAGATGCTGAATTAACGGCAGTCACAAAAACCGAAATTACGGGTGCTGAGAAAGGAAAAATGTTTCCAACGGATATCGGCGTTGTGGTAAATGATTTTTTGGTCGAACATTTCAATGGTATTGTAGATTTTCACTTTACCGCGAATGTGGAAAAGGAGTTTGACGATATTGCGCATGGTTTGACGGAATGGACAAAAATGTTGCATGATTTCTATGGACCCTTTCATTCTGAGGTAGAGGATACTTTAGAGCATGCTGATCGTGCGAATAATGAGCGCGAACTCGGCATCGATCCGGTTTCGGGAAAACCCGTTTCAGTTCGCATCGGTAAGTTTGGTCCATTGGTACAGATTGGTTCTCCGGATGACGAGGAGAAGCCTCGCTTTGCTTCGTTACGTAAAGGGCAGATGATTGAAACCATCACTTTTGAGGATGCTATGGAGCTCTTTAAATTGCCTAAAAAAGTCGGTTTATTTGAAGATAAGGAGATGACTGTTGCAGTGGGTCGATTTGGCCCTTATATTCGCCACAATTCGGCATTTTATTCTATACCGAAAGGATTGGATCCTTTGGACGTGACTGAAGAAGAGGCAATACAGATCATTAAAGACAAGCGTCAAAAAGATATAGAAAAAGTCATTCGTGTATTTGATGAAAATGAGGAAGCTCAAATTGAACAGGGAAGATGGGGACCATTCATTCGATTTGGTAAGCAAAACCTGAAAATTCCTAAGGGGACGGAAATTGAAAAAATAACGTATGCTGATGTGTTGAAATGGGCTGAGGCTGATGCACCAAAAGGTAAAGCCGCCAAAGCAAAAGCAACAGAAAAGAAAAGCGTAGCGAAAAAGGCTCCCGCAAAGAAGGCTCCGGCTAAGAAAACTACAAAGTCTAAATAA
- the smc gene encoding chromosome segregation protein SMC, producing the protein MQLTKLEIKGFKSFGDKITINFNDGVTAIVGPNGCGKSNVVDAIRWVLGEQSTKMLRSDKMENIIFNGTKNRKPANLAEVSLTFNNNNNILPTEFSTVTVTRKLFRNGDSEYRLNDVKCRLKDITDLFLDTGVGADSYSIIELKMIDEIINNKDNSRRNLFEEASGISKYKVRKKQTLAKLRDTEADLSRVDDLLFEITKNLKSLENQAKKAEKYTLLKSEYRQSSIDLAYYKIADFSTELERLQTQESKVQKDAQNAQQSILHAENELQSLRQTNLEQEKNLSVQQKTTQEFVNKIRGYESEKKIKNEKVKNLQDKENRLSIDITSDKQQLNHVVYTIKRLNEELFDEQNKLDGLKSNLESNKSEVEELRGQQQSAKGKLDIFNKSNADLQAKIYKLEKDLAVFTIQKEALLQELIRNSEDTEAKENELQQFNSAVVELEGRVEAQQLQYDSANQLEEELQGQISQCQANLEEFKAQLAKDLRLVDAKQNEYNLTKSLVDNLEGFPDSIRFLRKNAGWKKQPPLLSDVLFCQEDYRVAIENYLEPIMNHYVVDTQQDAVQAIQLLSDAAKGRANFFVLDAITTTPTPPPIPNNNLMSALDVITVDEKYKSLCTLLLQQVFILKQEHEKDLDEKLPESGQVILQKNGGYAKHHLGMSGGSVGLFEGKRIGRAKNLEVLSQEIKTINQEIGKLENKITAETARLETLRGNSQKELINELRFQFNRLNNELITVKTKQEQYQTFINNSQTRKKDIEEKITAIESNLKIAEPQIQELRLEKEQSVIELALLQDQFHEISEILNEESTRYNQENIAYHQQLNKVSNIAKDLEFRETQKDDHEIRIEKNSAELIEVQAALRTTIPFEDDEDQDLIAMYEQKIALEDGLKELEDSYYADKQKINNLEDSLTQLRRSKEQSDFLVSEIKDKKTSLQIDLNALKERLSVEFNIELKDLIDREEIPQLTEDQATLTAKCSKLKKQLDEFGTINLMAKEAFDEMNERYDFINKEKADLIEAKGSLMATIKEIDDTAKVQFMFTFDAVRNNFVKVFRSLFNEEDSCDLILTDPSNPLDSDIDIIARPKGKRPLSINQLSGGEKTLTSTALLFSLYLSKPAPFCIFDEVDAPLDDTNIDKFNNIIRDFSKNSQFIVVSHNKKTIASTDIIYGVTMVEQGVSRVVAVDLREVA; encoded by the coding sequence ATGCAGTTAACCAAACTAGAAATTAAAGGATTTAAGAGTTTCGGAGATAAAATCACGATCAACTTCAATGACGGTGTCACAGCAATTGTTGGCCCCAATGGATGTGGAAAATCCAATGTGGTCGATGCAATACGCTGGGTACTCGGAGAGCAGAGTACGAAGATGTTGCGCTCAGATAAAATGGAAAATATTATTTTCAACGGAACGAAAAATAGAAAGCCCGCAAATCTTGCAGAGGTATCGCTGACCTTCAATAATAACAATAATATTTTACCAACTGAATTCTCCACAGTTACTGTCACCCGAAAATTATTCCGAAACGGCGATAGCGAATATCGATTGAATGATGTGAAATGTCGTTTAAAAGATATTACTGATTTGTTTTTGGATACTGGTGTGGGCGCCGATAGTTATTCCATTATTGAATTGAAAATGATTGATGAAATCATCAATAATAAAGATAACTCTCGTCGAAACCTATTTGAAGAAGCATCCGGAATTTCAAAATATAAAGTACGTAAAAAACAGACCCTAGCGAAATTAAGAGATACAGAAGCCGATCTTAGTCGTGTGGACGACCTGCTTTTTGAAATTACAAAGAACCTTAAATCGTTAGAAAATCAAGCTAAAAAAGCAGAGAAATACACCTTACTCAAATCAGAATACCGACAGAGCAGTATCGATCTGGCCTATTATAAAATCGCTGATTTCTCGACAGAACTAGAACGGCTTCAGACACAAGAATCTAAAGTCCAAAAAGATGCGCAAAATGCACAACAGAGTATCTTGCATGCGGAAAATGAACTCCAATCGCTCCGTCAAACAAACTTAGAGCAGGAAAAAAACCTGTCGGTACAGCAGAAAACTACCCAGGAATTCGTAAATAAAATTCGTGGTTACGAATCTGAAAAAAAGATCAAAAACGAAAAGGTTAAAAATCTCCAAGATAAAGAAAATCGTCTAAGCATCGATATTACCAGCGACAAACAACAACTTAATCACGTAGTCTATACCATTAAGCGATTAAACGAAGAGTTATTTGACGAACAAAATAAACTGGACGGATTAAAAAGTAACCTGGAGTCGAATAAATCAGAAGTTGAAGAACTAAGAGGGCAGCAACAATCTGCAAAAGGAAAGCTCGATATTTTTAATAAAAGTAATGCCGATTTACAGGCAAAGATCTATAAATTGGAAAAAGATCTTGCCGTATTTACGATACAGAAAGAGGCTCTTTTACAAGAACTAATTCGCAATAGTGAGGATACCGAAGCGAAAGAAAATGAATTACAACAGTTCAATTCCGCTGTCGTAGAGCTGGAAGGGCGTGTGGAAGCACAGCAATTACAGTACGATTCGGCAAATCAACTGGAAGAAGAGCTCCAGGGGCAGATCAGTCAATGTCAAGCAAACTTAGAAGAATTCAAAGCCCAACTTGCCAAAGATCTTCGTCTGGTAGATGCCAAACAAAACGAATATAATCTGACAAAATCTCTGGTTGACAATTTGGAAGGTTTTCCAGACTCCATCCGTTTTTTGAGGAAAAATGCAGGCTGGAAAAAACAACCACCGCTGCTTTCAGATGTATTGTTTTGTCAGGAAGATTACCGAGTCGCTATCGAGAATTACCTTGAGCCCATTATGAACCATTATGTTGTCGATACACAACAGGATGCTGTTCAAGCCATTCAGCTACTAAGCGACGCCGCAAAAGGACGCGCAAATTTCTTTGTTCTAGATGCAATAACGACGACTCCTACCCCACCTCCTATACCGAATAATAATTTAATGTCGGCCTTGGATGTGATTACAGTAGACGAAAAGTACAAGTCTTTGTGCACCTTACTACTCCAGCAGGTTTTCATCCTTAAACAGGAGCATGAAAAAGATCTGGATGAGAAACTTCCCGAATCAGGACAGGTAATTTTGCAAAAAAACGGAGGGTATGCAAAACATCATTTGGGTATGTCAGGTGGATCTGTAGGACTGTTTGAAGGCAAACGTATTGGTAGAGCTAAAAACCTCGAAGTGTTGTCCCAAGAGATCAAGACGATCAACCAAGAAATTGGAAAACTTGAAAATAAAATAACGGCAGAAACAGCGCGTCTGGAAACCTTACGGGGCAACTCCCAGAAAGAGCTGATCAATGAGTTGCGTTTTCAGTTCAATCGGCTCAATAACGAATTAATTACTGTCAAAACAAAGCAAGAGCAATATCAAACTTTCATCAACAACTCCCAAACACGCAAAAAAGATATTGAAGAGAAAATTACTGCTATCGAGTCGAATTTAAAAATTGCTGAGCCTCAAATCCAAGAGTTACGACTAGAAAAGGAACAGAGCGTTATCGAGTTAGCGCTACTGCAAGACCAATTTCATGAAATCTCTGAAATACTCAACGAAGAATCGACTAGATATAATCAAGAGAATATTGCTTACCACCAACAGTTAAACAAAGTTTCCAATATCGCCAAAGATCTGGAATTTAGAGAAACACAAAAAGACGATCACGAAATCCGTATCGAAAAAAATAGTGCAGAACTGATTGAAGTGCAAGCTGCATTGCGTACCACCATTCCATTTGAGGACGATGAAGATCAAGATCTTATCGCCATGTACGAGCAGAAGATCGCCTTAGAAGATGGACTCAAAGAATTGGAAGACAGCTATTATGCAGATAAACAAAAAATCAATAACCTGGAAGATTCGTTAACCCAATTACGGCGTTCGAAAGAACAAAGCGATTTCCTTGTTTCCGAAATTAAAGATAAAAAAACAAGCCTTCAAATTGACCTGAATGCATTAAAAGAACGTCTTTCCGTCGAATTTAACATTGAACTTAAAGACTTAATCGATCGAGAGGAGATTCCTCAGCTTACAGAAGACCAAGCTACACTGACGGCAAAATGCAGTAAACTTAAGAAACAGCTAGACGAATTCGGTACCATCAATCTGATGGCCAAAGAGGCTTTCGATGAGATGAACGAACGTTATGATTTCATCAATAAAGAAAAAGCAGATTTGATCGAAGCAAAAGGATCTTTGATGGCGACGATCAAGGAAATCGACGACACCGCTAAAGTGCAGTTCATGTTTACATTCGATGCAGTGAGAAATAACTTTGTCAAAGTATTCCGTTCGTTATTTAACGAAGAAGATAGCTGTGATCTGATCTTGACAGACCCAAGCAATCCTTTGGATTCAGACATCGATATTATCGCTAGACCAAAAGGAAAAAGACCATTGTCTATTAATCAGCTATCGGGTGGCGAGAAAACATTGACTTCTACAGCCTTGCTGTTTTCACTATATCTTTCTAAGCCAGCGCCATTTTGTATATTCGATGAGGTGGATGCTCCTTTGGATGATACCAACATTGATAAATTCAACAATATTATCCGGGATTTCTCTAAAAATTCCCAATTTATAGTAGTCTCGCACAATAAGAAAACAATCGCAAGCACAGATATCATATATGGAGTGACCATGGTAGAACAAGGTGTATCGCGCGTAGTGGCTGTGGATCTACGGGAAGTGGCCTGA
- a CDS encoding glycerophosphodiester phosphodiesterase family protein encodes MKSSFLKFAILGTLLPFLSCSARKESLKANSDNFPKLSLEAHRGGRGLYPEESIAAMKNAIDIDKVTTLEMDCHITKDRKVVVFHDDYLNPQFVLKPNGAEISEKDKSLKVYNMLYRDLIKYDIGSKFYKAFPQQKKQVTRIAKLSDLIDSTEAYAQHKRNAPMFYNIEVKSKDGQDGILHPRVEEFVDLIIQVITDKKIAARTIIQSFDSRAIKYLHKAYPQIRVSYLINGKERKDVQQTIAELGFIPYSISPQYTIVTNDYIKQCHKAGIKVIPWTVNTKEEIAQLKTMKVDGIISDYPNLF; translated from the coding sequence ATGAAAAGTAGTTTTCTCAAATTTGCCATTTTGGGCACATTATTACCATTTTTATCTTGTTCAGCCAGGAAAGAATCGTTGAAAGCAAATTCAGACAATTTCCCTAAATTGAGTTTGGAAGCCCATCGGGGGGGGCGAGGACTCTATCCTGAAGAGTCTATCGCTGCAATGAAAAATGCGATAGACATCGACAAAGTGACCACGTTAGAAATGGATTGCCATATCACCAAAGATCGCAAAGTGGTCGTTTTTCATGATGACTATCTCAATCCCCAATTTGTATTGAAACCCAATGGTGCTGAAATTTCAGAAAAAGATAAATCTTTAAAGGTTTATAACATGCTCTATCGTGATTTGATTAAGTATGATATTGGTTCTAAATTTTATAAAGCCTTTCCGCAGCAGAAAAAACAAGTTACACGTATCGCAAAACTGTCGGACCTTATTGATAGTACGGAAGCATATGCTCAACATAAAAGAAACGCTCCGATGTTCTACAATATCGAGGTTAAAAGTAAAGACGGTCAAGATGGCATATTGCATCCTCGAGTAGAAGAGTTTGTCGACCTCATCATTCAGGTTATTACCGATAAGAAAATCGCAGCAAGGACAATCATTCAGTCATTTGACAGTAGGGCAATTAAATACTTACACAAGGCTTACCCTCAGATCAGGGTGTCCTACCTCATAAATGGAAAAGAACGTAAAGATGTCCAACAAACAATTGCTGAGCTCGGTTTTATACCCTATAGTATAAGCCCACAGTATACAATCGTGACAAACGATTATATTAAGCAATGTCATAAGGCCGGTATTAAAGTAATTCCTTGGACGGTCAATACTAAAGAAGAAATAGCGCAATTAAAAACGATGAAAGTGGATGGCATCATCAGCGATTACCCAAATTTGTTTTAA
- a CDS encoding patatin-like phospholipase family protein encodes MLEKSFLNRKVTLVLGGGGARGLVHIGIIRRLEELGFEINEVVGCSIGALVGGIYAQGKMDLLEDWMLRLTKKSVFNMMDFSWRGLGMMKGVKVFNALKSVIPDGNIETFPILFKAVATDLNYEKEVVLDFGSMYDAIRASIAIPAVFTAVEENKHVYVDGGVLNPLPINHVTRKENLIIAVNLESKPDKQYSVIKKLDPKTSNSLDILQASYYVMRRKMSQMIVDLYRPDVVVDIPYNICNLWDYHRTEFLVQKGKDYIEQALKETASG; translated from the coding sequence ATGTTAGAGAAATCTTTTTTGAATCGTAAAGTTACACTCGTCCTGGGCGGCGGTGGTGCTAGAGGACTGGTACATATTGGCATTATCAGGCGGTTGGAAGAGTTGGGTTTTGAGATCAATGAGGTCGTAGGGTGTTCTATAGGAGCACTCGTTGGCGGAATTTATGCGCAGGGAAAGATGGATCTTTTGGAAGATTGGATGCTTCGCTTGACAAAAAAGTCGGTCTTTAACATGATGGATTTTAGCTGGAGAGGATTGGGCATGATGAAAGGGGTAAAGGTGTTTAACGCATTAAAGTCCGTTATCCCCGATGGTAATATAGAAACATTTCCAATTTTGTTCAAAGCTGTGGCTACGGATCTCAATTACGAAAAGGAAGTCGTACTGGATTTTGGGAGCATGTATGATGCTATTCGCGCTTCTATCGCCATTCCTGCAGTGTTTACGGCGGTGGAGGAAAACAAGCATGTGTATGTTGACGGTGGTGTTTTAAATCCATTACCCATCAATCATGTAACAAGGAAAGAAAACTTGATCATTGCGGTTAACCTTGAGTCGAAACCAGACAAACAATATTCTGTCATCAAAAAACTCGATCCGAAAACGTCGAATTCATTGGATATTCTGCAGGCGTCTTACTATGTGATGCGCAGGAAAATGAGTCAGATGATAGTCGACTTATATCGCCCGGACGTCGTTGTTGACATACCTTATAATATCTGTAACCTATGGGATTATCATCGGACTGAATTTTTGGTTCAAAAAGGAAAGGATTATATAGAGCAGGCACTAAAGGAAACAGCGTCCGGGTAA